AAAGAAGCGACTCTTGAAATACTgggtggaatttcttttttttgtttctttttcttttttttttgagacgttgtttcactcttgttgctcaggctggagcgcaatggtgtgatctcggctcaccacaacctctgcctcctgggttcaagtgattctcctgtctcagcttcccgagtagctgggattgcaggcaagtgccaccacgcctggctattttttttgtatttttagtagagacgcggtttcgccatgttggtcaggctggtctcgaactcccgacctcaggtgatccacccgccttggcctcccaaagcgctgggattacaggcctgagccaccgcgcccagctggaatttctttatccagtataggACCTATGCGCTGGCAGATTTGCAATAGGTGATCAGGAGCCACATGCTTACTGGACAAGACCAATTCCTGGTAGCTCCTGCTGTGCTCATTGCCCTCCCAGTCCAACCTCTTTGGCAACAACTGGCACTGCTCCAGGTCCTGCACCAGTACCTGGGCCGCTTTCCGACACGAGCCTGCAGATAGGTACCTGGCGATGAGGAAGTACAGCTCTGACTCCGCGAGAGGCACTGGGCACTGAGCGGACAAGGGCTCTGCCATGGCCGGGCACTGAGCGGACAAGGGCTCTGCCATGGCCGGGCACTAGGCGGGAGGCGGGAGCCAGTGATCCAGCCAAGCATGTAGGCCCCACCGAGGCCTGACTGGTCTGGCGTTCCCCTcctcaggcatgcgccaccactgccatccatttccatttttagatatatttttgttGCAGAGACACGTGATAGTGCCATCAACATAAGATTTTTTTCAGggaggtgcggtggctcacgcctgtaatcccaacactgggaggctgaggcgagcagatcacgaggtcaggagttccagaccagcctggtcaacgtggtgaaaccctgtctgtactaaaaatacaaaaaattagccaggcatggtggcgcacgcctgtaatcccagctactcaggaggctgaggcagaagaatagcttgaacacgggaggtggaggttgcagtgagccaagatcgagccactacactccagcctgggcgacagagttagacttcgtctccaaaaaaaaaaaaaaaaaaaaagatttttttcatcatatatgatttttaaaatgaatatggaAGGGCATTAATTACAGATTTTCAGATTCTGTTGGATACATTTAAAAGAGTaatgtaatcatttattttaaaaggtcaaCATCTACACTATGCTGGGTGTAAAGTTGTATCTTGTGCAACTATTTGAACTTGTGCtgaggaattttttgtttgtttgtttgtttttttgagagagagtcttgctctctcgcctaggctggagtgcaatggtgccatctcggctcactacaacctctgcctcctgggttcaagctattctcctgcctcaacctcccaagtagctgggtctacaggtgcctgccaccacacccggataatttttttgtagttttagtagagacagtgtttcaccatattggctgggctggtctcgaactcctgaccttgtgattcgcctgccttggcctcccacagagctgggattacaggcatgagccaccgtgcctggccgtgcTAAGGAATTTTAAATCTAAGTTTTAAAGTGTGCAGAGAAGGTACCtaatttttcaagattatttttaaatatatgtaagcaaaacaaaaatgtgaagCCCACTGGGGTAGAGAATGACTGTGACATAGtttcatatatattaattttcctACAATACTTACGAATTAGTTACCACAGCCAAATCCTGCCATAATCCTATAAATGAAGTACAAAAAATCCAATTGTTTAAGATACTAGGTAGCACTATTTGAAGTTGACAGAATGGAAACAGGAACAGGGGAATAATGGTAGCCAACTTCCAATCGGATTTTACTGGGTTAATATTCCTTTTTCcatagagaaaactgaggcatgtaTGGAGATGTTGCTACCTTCCCAAGGCCATGGAGGAGCCAGGATTTGGTTCCAAAGTCTGTGCTCTTAATTCCTGCACTATGCAGACCTAGAGGGTGTAAAATAGTACAGTTCATTTGGGTGctaaatgcaaattagtacaactactagTGAGATTGGTTATTGTTCCATATGTTTATCCACCATATGCATTTTCTCTTTGAAAGGTCtcatatcttttgtccattttgttcctagactgtctttttattattgatttgtcaAAATTAATACATGTCTATATCCTTTATATACTGCCACTTATTCGTGGTTATGTGTATGCAAATATACCCCCAATTTATGActtgtttttcagtttctttatggtatcttttgatgaacggaaattgttaattttaatgtagCTCAATGTgccaagtttttcttttaagtcgTGTAAAAAACTCTTACCTTATCTCTAGGtcacaaaaatattctttcatattttattctgaagttttaaaattttatgtcctACTTTAAGTTGTTAATCCACTCGAAATTgattttgtatgtggtgtgaggtaagggttcaatcacccccatccccaccccaggtGGCTAACCATTTATCTCAAGATTAGTTTCATAGTACATCTTTTACTCATGGAACTGATAGCTCCCCTTCATGTATAAGGTTTGCAAATAATTGGGGGTCTAGTCTGTTGCATTgattataattattcttttttgagacggcgtctcactctgttgcgcaggctggagtgcagtggcgctattttggctcactgcatgctccgcctcccgggttcatgcctttctcctgcctcagcctcctgagtagctgggactacatgtgggcctgccaccaggcccggataattttttttttttgtatttttagtagagacggggtttcactgtgttagccaggatggtctccatctcctgacgtagtgatctgcctgcctcggcctcccaaagtgctgggattacaggcatgagccaccgctcccagctgcATTGATTATTATGTCTGTAACTGCATCAATATCATACTGTTTTACTTACCATAACTTCATCATAAGTCTTGATGTGGGATTAGgcaaaaataatatttccatttGTTGCCTGTGTATAAAAGTACAATTGatgtttgtatattgattttttttttccccaagacacagccttgctctgtcacccaggctggagtgcaatggcatgatctcagcttactgcaacctctgtctcttgagtttaagcaattctcctgcctcagtctcccgagtagctgagattacaggcacatgccactacacccagctattttgttttgtatttttagtagagacagggtttcactatgttggccaggctggtcttgaactcctgacctcgtgatctgcctgcgttaGTTCTTATTTGCAGCTGCTTTGctaaactcctttttttttttttttttttttttttggaggcagggtcttgctttgtcacccaggctggagtacagtggcacagtctcagctccctgcaaactCAACTTCCCAGGCTAGGACTATAAGAGTGTGCTACCAtgctcagaaactttttttttttccctagagaggaaggtctcactatgttgcccaaggtggtctggaacacctggcttcaagtgatactcccacctctgcttcccaaagtgttgggattacagatgtgacctgctgcacccggccaattttccTTTTTAGCATTATTCTTGCTTGGCGTTAATATCAAAGTTTTATTCACCTTATAGAATAAATTGGGGAATGTTTCCTCTAATAATCTGTTCTTTGAAAGTTTGTAAAAATTCCCTTGTGAATATCCCTGGGATTGGTATATGCACTTTCAGTCAAATTTTAACTATTAATTCAACCTTCAATTTCCTCAATGTTTATATGAtggttcaaattttctatttcctctttaGTCAGTTTTGGTAAATGACATTTTCTATTATCTTGCCTATTTCATCTATATTTTCCAATGTATTACCATAATGTTTATAGTATATGCTTATCTTTTTGTCTCAGCTAATGCCGGATCTTTTTTATTTgggcaatgtctttttttttctctcttgattcCTTTTGCCAGAGGTTTTTAAATTGTTATCATCAGAAGAACCAACACTTGATTCTCTCAAAGAACCAACATTTGGCTTTGTTGATACTAattgccaggcactattctgagtgtttacatatattaactaatttaatgtGGTGTGTATAATGCTTTCTCATTGGAATTTACttatctttcatattttccatctGCTTGTCTCTGTTTTGCCTTCTGGATAATTTCTTCAGATCTATCTCTTAGTTTACTCATCTCTCTCTTATTTGATGCTTAACAAATATATTGAGTTTCAATGATTATAGTTtttgattctaaaatttctatGTGGTTTCTTTCCAATCTGCCCGGTCAATTTTTATAGTCTCTTggtttttgttcagtttttagttacatatttttttctgtaaacactTCATACTTTATATTTTGTATCTGACAGTTTCAGCATCAGAAATTCATATGATTCTAAATCTGTATTTAGTTAATTCTGTTGATCTCACTCAGCGAAGCTTGTTTCCTGGCAAGTTTGGTAatgttttttattgtgaaatttttattgtgtgtgtgtttttttaattggttGAACATAATCTGTAGGGATCCTGGGAGCACATATTGGTGATGCTTTATTCCGGAGAGaatttgtgtttgcttttctcaGGAGCCAGAGGCTATTACCACACTGGATACATTTAAGCTCCCTTGAAAGAATCAGGGCTTAAGGCAAGAGTCTCAGATTTAGCTTCTCTATCTCACAGAGAGCTCAAGGCTTAGTGTACGGATTCCAGGGCTGGTACTCACACTGTCTCCTCTGGTTACATTTGCTGACTGTTCCCAATATACTGTCAATTTAGTATTCTCCTCCCATCCCCCCACCAACCTTAGAGAACCTTTATTTTCATAGAAGCCTAGCAGTGCGTAAAACTATGTTTATTGTAATTTTCCTAAGACCTAGTTATATTACAGAGGAGGCGCCTTCAGAGGAACTGATATGCCATATTTCTTGAAGAGGAATTCAGttcatttttaatctttgaaTCATATCAAGGAGAAAGTCTGAATCATGTGTTCTTGTGTGAATTATGTGTTGTTGTGTCTTAAACACCTCTTCAACACCTGTTAAGGGTCAGAGACTGCACCAGCAACAGTATCTAGCTAGAATTTAATACAATTGTTTTGTTTGCATTATCTTTATCCTATGGTTACACTGTATTATGGCAAGTGATACTGGTTTTCCATTTACTATAGAGATATGAACTTTCTTTAAAgaggaatttatatatatatgtataaactaatttaatgcctggcctatttatatatgtatacacgtagACGTATACACGTACACGTATACACGTAGACGTATACACGTACACGTATACACGTAGACGTATACACGTACACGTATACACGTAGACGTATACACGTACACGTATACACGTAGATGTATACACGTACACGTATACACGTAGACGTATATGtatacgtacatatatgtatatgtttatatatgtatatatgtatatacatatataaataggccaggcatgttggctcacacctgtaatcccagcacttcaggaggccaaggtaggtagatagtttgagcccaggagtttgagcccagcttgggcaacatagcaaaacctcatctctacaaaaaaatacaaaaattaactggatgtggtggtgtgtgcctgtggtcccagctactctgaaggctaaggtgggaggattgcttgagctcaggagtcagagactgcagtgaactgagatcgtgctgctgcactccagcctgggtgccagagtgagactctgcctcaaaaaaaaaaaaaaaaattcaatttaaataaattgttaaataaaCAGTAGTACAGGTTGTCATCAACTATTGCAAAAGTCGTATGAGAATGAGGGCTGGGAAACACTGGTCTGCATCTTCCCAATTCCTCAGGCTCCATGTCCTTGGTCAAAGCTTCCCTTTGCAGTCCAGCCCCAGTGCCCCCTCCCTCCTCTGAGTGATGAAAGAAAGCATTGTGGCCAGTGCCTCTCAGCCTCTCTCCTGCTAATCATCCCTTTGTCATGTGCGCTGCACCCCGATTCACCCCAAGACTGAAGCAAGCTCCTTGAGGGAGGACAAATAAAAACCCAAATCCAATCCCTACAGGGGAAGTTCTCCCTTACTCATGTCTCCCCCGAGACCTTGCCTCCCCATGTCTCTTCATGAAACCTCGTCTCCCCATGTGctgtgctttaaatgtgtccccccaaattctTCTGtgggaaacttaatccccaatacaACGATGTTGGAAGACAGCACTTGGTggaaggtgtttaggtcatgagggctctgttcttgtgaataaatgaatgcagttTTAAAGGCTTGACAAGGGGAGTttgctctctcactctctcttgcccttccaccctCACCCTGTGAGGACACTGCATTCCGCCCTCTGGACAGCTGTCGCCAGATACCTGCACcgtgatcttggatttcccagattccagaactgtgagaaaataaccGTCTGTTTTTTATAAGTTAACCAGTCTTAAGTGTTCTGTTTTAGCAGCACAAGATGAACTAAGACACCATTTCGCCCCTTGTGCCCTTGTACCCTTATGTGTCCTTATGACACCTCGTCTTCTAACATGACCTTATGTCCTCATGTCTCCCCATATGACCTTGTCTTCTCAAGTCTCCCTATGAGACCTCGGCTCCCCATGTATCTTTATGTGACCTCGTCTCCCCATGTATCCCCACAAGACCTTGTCTCCCCATGTGACCTTGTATTttcatgaaatctttttttttttttttttttcttgagacggagtcttgctcttgtcgcccacactggagtgcaatggcacgatctcggctcactgcaacctctgcctcccgggttcaaatgattctcctgcctcagcctcccgagtagctgggattgcagacgtgtgccaccacgctcggctaattattgtatgtttagtagagatggggtttcaccatgttggccaggctggtcttgaactcccgaccttatgatctgcctgcctcggcctcccaaagtgctgagattacaggtgtgagctaccgtgcccagcctgtattttcaTGAAATCTTATCTCCTCATGTCTCCACATGAGACCTTGTGTCCCCGTGAAACTTTGCCTTATGCCTTACTCATGGTTGGTGCACATGTGGCAGTTGGTCCGCTCTGGTGTGGGAACTGTGACATGAGTTGACATAATTAGATGAGTGGGTGGGGTTGTGGGGAGCATCTAAGCAGCAGGCCGGGCACCACTGCATACCAGCAAATAAGTTGCTGCTTCCAGACAAGCCAACAAGTTGAGTGGAGGCAGTAATGCCCTGAGCAGCCTGGCTCTTGGCCTTTCATTTGTTTGTCTCATAAACAAACTCTGAAATTGTGTTTCTTGGGAAGTGGAGTATAAACCCATCCCCACTTCCTGGTGCTCAGAGCCAACAAGCCATCAGCACTGACCATCATGCTGAACTTCTGGTGGGGATTTAGGGGAGTAAGGCTCTCACCTACTCCTGCTTGCTAAGGTCTCATCAGCAgcccttcttttatttattttttattttttattttttttgagatggagtttcgctcttgttgcccaggctggagtgcaatggcacgatctcagctcactgcaacctccacctcccaggttcaagcgattctcctacctcagcctcccgagtagctgggattacaggcgtgcaccaccacgcccagctaattttgtatttttagtagagatggggtttttccatgttgaggctggtctcgaactcctgacctcaggtgatctgcccaccttggcctcccaaagtgctgggattacaggcgtgagccactgcgcctggccagcagcCCTTCTTTTAATCATGAAGGCAGCATCTACAGAAGTATATGGGAATGAGAAGAAGGTCTATTCTGAAAATGAAGTGGTTTCCTTGCTCATGCTTTTGCCTTTTGGAAACTAATGATTTATTTGCAAGATGTTCCTCTTTTCCATTTTAAGTTTATTCTTGGGACCTGGAAAAAGAACTGTGGGGATTAGCTTCTGTCTAGAACTTGCTATGGTCCAACAATTTTACTTGCTTAGATTTTCTTTCCTAAGTGAatggttattttttaatgaatctatttcaacaaatatttactgaatggcCTCTCTGGCATGGTGTTTAAGAGCTTGGCAGTGGAGTCAGACTGGCTGGTACcaaatcccacctctgccacctgcTAACTTGTGGCCATCGGCACATTAACTTCTCTAATGTTGACTTATCCGTTCAATGGGGATAGTATTGGTACCTGCCACATCACAGAGGGTGATAGTGATCAAATGAGATCATTCCTGTGGAGGAATTAGTACACTGCTTAGCACATGCTAGGCACCCAATGatggaagagggggaggaggaagatggCACATGTCATACACCATGATAGGTTCTGGGGACACCCACATCAAGGAGAAACAGTCCTTGCCCACAGGGGTCCATAAAACATCCATCAGATGTAGCAGTCCGTGGTGGAACAGAGAGTGGATTGGGCCAAGGATGGTGGAGGGAGAAATCCATTCACTCACCATATGCTCATGTTGGGCATGGCTTCAAGAGAAGCATTGCCAGcctcctgggagagaagtggcaTGACCTGAGTCTGGCCCTTGGGAGATGTTGCTGAGCCTGTCCAGCTCAGCGCATTCTCTTTGCAGAATGTCTGGTCCTCAGTGGAGGTTCTCTACTGCTCCACGCCTTAAGCCTAACCTGGCTGCTGTGCTTCTGCAG
This portion of the Pongo abelii isolate AG06213 chromosome 1, NHGRI_mPonAbe1-v2.0_pri, whole genome shotgun sequence genome encodes:
- the LOC100437702 gene encoding bromodomain and WD repeat-containing protein 1-like, translating into MAEPLSAQCPVPLAESELYFLIARYLSAGSCRKAAQVLVQDLEQCQLLPKRLDWEGNEHSRSYQELVLSSKHVAPDHLLQICQRIGPILDKEIPAGREIPPSISRVASLFGAGRQSLLLTAKGNLI